In bacterium, the genomic window GATATTGATGTAGCAATCCCATGGCATATAAGCAGGTTCTATCCGCATTATAAAATGAGTAATCACTATCCCACACCACATAATAAAATCATTCGTGCGAGGGAGATTGGTTTTGAGGAGGGGCTTAGATATGTTTATACAGGCAACATCCCTGGAGATGAAGGAGAGCATACTTACTGCTATTCCTGTAAGAAACTGCTAATTAAAAGATACGGTTTTTCTGTTTTAGAGAATAAGATACAGGATAGTAAATGTCCATTCTGTGGTGTTGATATAGATGGGGTGTTTTGATGAAATATATACAGATATTTACAGCAACAGGAACCAGAAAGGATGCTGAAAAGATTGCGAGGAAACTTCTTGTTGATAAACTTGCTGGCTGTGTCCAGATATTTCCTGTTTTAAGTATGTACAGGTGGAAAGGGAAGGTTGAAAAAAGTAAAGAGTATCTCTGTATTATAAAGACGAAAAAAGGACTTTATAAAAAGGTTGAGAAGGTAATAAAAGAAATGCATTCTTATGATGTGCCTGAAATTCTCGTCTGTGATATTGTTTCAGGAAGTAAAGATTATATTGACTGGTTGGAACAGGAAACTGGGTATATTATAAAAAGATTGAAGAGTAGGTAGCATATCAGGTATTGCTTGCTCCATAGGCACTTTTTTAGGAATGTTAAGATAGGATTAGATATATACTAAGATATTTCTTCTGTTGACTTTCCAAAGGTAAAGTGGATATAATCTAACTGAAAAAAAAAGAAGTAAAAGGAGAAAAATATGAAGATGATAAGATTGTTCGCGATTTTAAATATAATGGGGCTTATATGGATATGTATGGCGGGAGCAGAGCAGAATACGATTACTTTGCCGAAAGGGACAAAAGTTGAGAAACTGGGTCCCGGACACTACCGATTTATTCTGCCTACTATTGAAGTGAGAGATTTCAATCCTAAGACCGGTACAGTGGGTAAGGTCAGTATTATTGACCCTCAACCACCGGGTAAACCTATTAGTATGGGAAATAAGGGAAGTTTTAAGACAAGTAAAAAACTGACTAAGAAAGAGGTTGTAAATATGACTCCTGAGAATTATGTTATGATTGACGATGAACCGACATGGCTTCCTGCAAGTATTTCCATTATTGATCCGGAACCACCCGATCGTCCTGTTAACAGTAACAAAATAAAGTAATTGGATTTTCATACCTGACCCTCCATGCAGAATGCAGGTATGAAATATGTGTAAGAAGAAAGAGAAGTGAAGGGTATCTTAAATTCAATTAAAAGAGATAATGCAATTCCTCCAAAAGGGAGAGATACCTAAAGTACCTTCTACCTCCCATTGAAGGGCAGGATGAGGGGGATAAAGTGTAGGAAAGTTTTACCATAGCCCCGCTCAAGGAAGAGGAAAAATAAGGAAAGGAGTAGAAATGGATAGGAGAATAAAAGTAGCAATATATGGAGTAGGACCGATTGGAATAAAAACTGCTCAATACATAACTGAAAGGAACTGCTTTGATATAATAGCCGCTATAGATATTGACCCGCAGAAGATTGGGAAAAAACTTTCTGATTTCACAGGAATCAGAGATAGTAATGTAATAATACAGAAGGCAGAGGATGTACTCGGGAAGAAGAAGATAGATGTAGTGGTACTTACAACTGTCTCATCACTTAAAAAAGCAAAACCACAGATAATAGAAATTCTTAAG contains:
- a CDS encoding divalent-cation tolerance protein CutA; translated protein: MKYIQIFTATGTRKDAEKIARKLLVDKLAGCVQIFPVLSMYRWKGKVEKSKEYLCIIKTKKGLYKKVEKVIKEMHSYDVPEILVCDIVSGSKDYIDWLEQETGYIIKRLKSR